A genomic stretch from Microbacterium proteolyticum includes:
- a CDS encoding DNA-formamidopyrimidine glycosylase family protein, producing the protein MPEGDTVYRAAAKLTAALAGKVVTRFDIRVPGSATADLRGETVHEVAARGKHLLHRIGGYTLHSHLKMEGRWDVYRPGERWRRPAFKARAIVGVSGADAVGFDLAMVEVLRTADEHTVIGHLGPDLLADDWDEAEAVRRVSADERPAHVALLDQRNVAGFGNVYANELLFVRGIAPTTPATAIDAQATIALGERMIRANLPRPERTFTGDSRPGRRFWVYGREGAPCRRCGTPIRATSLGASATSERNVYWCPTCQPG; encoded by the coding sequence GTGCCCGAGGGTGACACCGTCTACCGGGCGGCCGCCAAACTCACCGCGGCGCTGGCGGGCAAGGTCGTCACCCGCTTCGACATCCGCGTGCCCGGCAGCGCCACCGCCGACCTCCGCGGCGAGACGGTGCACGAAGTCGCCGCCCGCGGCAAGCACCTGCTGCATCGCATCGGCGGCTACACACTGCACTCGCACCTCAAGATGGAGGGGCGGTGGGACGTCTACCGCCCCGGTGAGAGATGGCGGCGACCGGCGTTCAAGGCCCGCGCGATCGTGGGCGTCTCCGGCGCCGACGCCGTCGGCTTCGACCTCGCCATGGTCGAGGTGCTGCGCACGGCCGACGAGCACACGGTGATCGGACACCTCGGACCCGACCTGCTCGCGGACGACTGGGACGAGGCGGAGGCCGTGCGCCGCGTGTCCGCGGACGAGCGTCCCGCCCACGTCGCCCTGCTCGACCAGCGCAACGTCGCCGGGTTCGGCAACGTCTACGCCAATGAACTGCTGTTCGTCCGCGGAATCGCCCCGACGACGCCCGCGACCGCAATCGACGCGCAGGCCACGATCGCCCTCGGCGAGCGCATGATCCGGGCGAACCTGCCGCGACCGGAGCGCACCTTCACCGGCGACAGCCGACCCGGCCGACGCTTCTGGGTCTATGGCCGCGAAGGCGCGCCCTGCCGCCGGTGCGGCACCCCCATCCGCGCGACGAGTCTGGGCGCCTCGGCGACGAGCGAACGTAACGTCTACTGGTGCCCCACCTGCCAGCCCGGCTGA